From Bos mutus isolate GX-2022 chromosome 5, NWIPB_WYAK_1.1, whole genome shotgun sequence, one genomic window encodes:
- the KLRF1 gene encoding killer cell lectin-like receptor subfamily F member 1 isoform X1, with the protein MQDEETYMTLNTQLKKRSSIQTFQFKCQDCSVMSHRYKILLGISGGLNGILVLTLITLSLLVSQEVLPKCLKQYNSNITQHDDTGYLEVNSDTRGNIHKKDADHCVSRATGHKGMCSSEWLKYQEKCYWFSNEMKNWSDSYKYCLGEKSHLLIIQNQLELAFIQKTLKQSNYVWIGLNFTSLKRTWTWVDDSPLDSKIFFIKGPAQENSCAAVKENGIYSETCSSVFKWICQY; encoded by the exons ATGCAAGATGAAGAAACATACATGACCTTGAACACACAGTTGAAGAAAAGGAGTTCTATCCAAACATTTCAATTTAAATGTCAAG ACTGTTCTGTGATGTCACACCGATATAAAATCTTATTGGGGATATCTGGAGGACTAAATGGCATTCTGGTTTTGACTTTGATCACCCTGAGTCTGTTAG TTTCTCAGGAAGTGCTGCCAAAATGCCTAAAACAGTATAATTCAAACATCACCCAGCATGATGATACTGGATACTTGGAAGTCAATAGTGACACAAGAGGCAATATACATAAGAAAGATGCAGACCACTGTGTTTCTAGAGCTACAGGTCATAAAG GAATGTGCTCATCAGAATGGCTGAAATATCAAGAAAAGTGCTATTGGTTCTCTAATGAGATGAAAAATTGGAGTGACAGTTATAAATATTGTTTGGGGGAAAAATCTCATCTACTAATTATTCAGAACCAACTTGAACTG GCTTTTATACAGAAAACTCTAAAACAATCAAACTATGTGTGGATTGGGCTTAACTTTACTTCCCTGAAAAGAACATGGACCTGGGTGGATGATTCTCCTTTGGATTCAAAGAT atttttcataaAAGGACCAGCTCAAGAAAATAGCTGTGCTGCTGtcaaagaaaatggaatttaCTCTGAAACTTGCAGCAGTGTTTTCAAATGGATTTgccaatattaa
- the KLRF1 gene encoding killer cell lectin-like receptor subfamily F member 1 isoform X3, whose amino-acid sequence MQDEETYMTLNTQLKKRSSIQTFQFKCQDCSVMSHRYKILLGISGGLNGILVLTLITLSLLVSQEVLPKCLKQYNSNITQHDDTGYLEVNSDTRGNIHKKDADHCVSRATGHKGMCSSEWLKYQEKCYWFSNEMKNWSDSYKYCLGEKSHLLIIQNQLELIFHKRTSSRK is encoded by the exons ATGCAAGATGAAGAAACATACATGACCTTGAACACACAGTTGAAGAAAAGGAGTTCTATCCAAACATTTCAATTTAAATGTCAAG ACTGTTCTGTGATGTCACACCGATATAAAATCTTATTGGGGATATCTGGAGGACTAAATGGCATTCTGGTTTTGACTTTGATCACCCTGAGTCTGTTAG TTTCTCAGGAAGTGCTGCCAAAATGCCTAAAACAGTATAATTCAAACATCACCCAGCATGATGATACTGGATACTTGGAAGTCAATAGTGACACAAGAGGCAATATACATAAGAAAGATGCAGACCACTGTGTTTCTAGAGCTACAGGTCATAAAG GAATGTGCTCATCAGAATGGCTGAAATATCAAGAAAAGTGCTATTGGTTCTCTAATGAGATGAAAAATTGGAGTGACAGTTATAAATATTGTTTGGGGGAAAAATCTCATCTACTAATTATTCAGAACCAACTTGAACTG atttttcataaAAGGACCAGCTCAAGAAAATAG
- the KLRF1 gene encoding killer cell lectin-like receptor subfamily F member 1 isoform X2 → MSRNALSKLIYVINLLDCSVMSHRYKILLGISGGLNGILVLTLITLSLLVSQEVLPKCLKQYNSNITQHDDTGYLEVNSDTRGNIHKKDADHCVSRATGHKGMCSSEWLKYQEKCYWFSNEMKNWSDSYKYCLGEKSHLLIIQNQLELAFIQKTLKQSNYVWIGLNFTSLKRTWTWVDDSPLDSKIFFIKGPAQENSCAAVKENGIYSETCSSVFKWICQY, encoded by the exons ATGTCAAG gaatgCACTTTCCAAGCTAATTTATGTGATTAATCTGTTAGACTGTTCTGTGATGTCACACCGATATAAAATCTTATTGGGGATATCTGGAGGACTAAATGGCATTCTGGTTTTGACTTTGATCACCCTGAGTCTGTTAG TTTCTCAGGAAGTGCTGCCAAAATGCCTAAAACAGTATAATTCAAACATCACCCAGCATGATGATACTGGATACTTGGAAGTCAATAGTGACACAAGAGGCAATATACATAAGAAAGATGCAGACCACTGTGTTTCTAGAGCTACAGGTCATAAAG GAATGTGCTCATCAGAATGGCTGAAATATCAAGAAAAGTGCTATTGGTTCTCTAATGAGATGAAAAATTGGAGTGACAGTTATAAATATTGTTTGGGGGAAAAATCTCATCTACTAATTATTCAGAACCAACTTGAACTG GCTTTTATACAGAAAACTCTAAAACAATCAAACTATGTGTGGATTGGGCTTAACTTTACTTCCCTGAAAAGAACATGGACCTGGGTGGATGATTCTCCTTTGGATTCAAAGAT atttttcataaAAGGACCAGCTCAAGAAAATAGCTGTGCTGCTGtcaaagaaaatggaatttaCTCTGAAACTTGCAGCAGTGTTTTCAAATGGATTTgccaatattaa